From Nguyenibacter vanlangensis, one genomic window encodes:
- a CDS encoding alkaline phosphatase family protein, translating to MMRHVIGAGRALSIGLGLLLAPHAAGAADARMGLEGVPRYDNIIVIEMENRQFGQIIDARPATSPHMTRLAHEYNVATRYYGITHVSQPNYVALMSGDQQGLVDDDPWYCQADGTPLPRETAVVAGEPDPMPMEDRCGGHAAKGPYADHHFRVPNFFAQLDRAGISWAMFSQSMYVDPKTGRPAPEMPQYPTRAQNPDLYSLYVAKHNPSVNFDDIRESADFYRHNRTDTAFFRQAAAGTLPRFSYVIPDLCHDDHGPRGTLQHAPQCRGKGSGPSPLLTSGDDYVQTLVDAVRASPLWHSRRNVAIVITFDEDDYGSAGIQGCCGYHPADPNQGRVGPINQGGGLIPTIVITNHGVRGVRDDTPYNHYALLRTMEDSFGIGTYLGHAADHVAVQPADGAFRQTPVLPMVPMFRIAPGR from the coding sequence ATGATGCGACATGTCATTGGGGCTGGACGCGCCCTGTCGATCGGGCTGGGCCTGCTGCTGGCGCCCCATGCGGCGGGTGCCGCCGACGCCAGGATGGGGCTGGAGGGCGTGCCGCGCTATGACAACATCATCGTCATCGAAATGGAAAACCGCCAGTTCGGCCAGATCATCGATGCCCGGCCCGCGACCTCGCCGCACATGACCCGCCTGGCGCATGAATACAACGTCGCCACGCGCTATTACGGCATCACCCATGTCAGCCAGCCCAATTACGTCGCGCTGATGTCCGGCGACCAGCAGGGCCTGGTCGATGACGATCCCTGGTACTGCCAGGCGGACGGCACGCCCCTGCCGCGCGAGACGGCCGTCGTCGCCGGCGAACCCGACCCCATGCCGATGGAAGATCGTTGCGGCGGCCATGCCGCGAAGGGGCCCTATGCCGACCATCATTTTCGGGTTCCCAATTTCTTCGCCCAGCTCGACCGCGCCGGGATCTCGTGGGCGATGTTCAGCCAGTCGATGTATGTCGACCCGAAGACCGGCCGGCCCGCGCCGGAAATGCCCCAATATCCGACCAGGGCCCAGAATCCGGACCTGTATTCGCTTTATGTGGCCAAGCATAATCCGTCGGTCAATTTCGACGATATCCGCGAATCCGCCGATTTCTATCGCCACAACCGCACCGACACCGCCTTCTTCCGGCAGGCCGCCGCCGGCACGCTGCCTCGTTTTTCGTATGTCATTCCCGATCTGTGCCATGACGACCATGGACCCAGGGGCACGCTGCAGCATGCGCCGCAATGCCGGGGAAAAGGATCGGGCCCGTCCCCGCTGCTGACGAGCGGAGACGACTATGTGCAGACGCTGGTCGATGCGGTGCGCGCCTCGCCGCTGTGGCATTCACGACGCAACGTGGCGATCGTCATCACGTTCGACGAGGACGATTACGGCAGCGCCGGCATCCAGGGCTGCTGCGGCTATCACCCCGCCGATCCCAACCAGGGCCGGGTCGGCCCCATCAATCAGGGCGGCGGCCTGATCCCGACCATCGTCATCACCAATCACGGCGTCCGCGGGGTGCGCGACGACACCCCCTATAACCATTATGCGCTGCTGCGCACGATGGAAGACAGTTTCGGGATCGGCACCTATCTCGGCCACGCCGCCGACCATGTCGCGGTCCAGCCGGCGGACGGCGCCTTCCGGCAGACGCCGGTCCTGCCGATGGTCCCGATGTTCCGCATCGCTCCCGGGCGCTGA
- a CDS encoding sorbosone dehydrogenase family protein: protein MKRPPTRLLLGGAVLLALLTAGCYRLALHPEQATQTVAAGTGPHPVLPAPDPTFLPTVNIATPVGWHGAEAPVAAPGLAVRPFATGLDHPRWLYKLPNGDILVAETNSPGTDIRTLKNRIARFVMGAVGAGEKSPNRIVLLRDTDGDGVADQRSVFLDHLYSPFGMALVGDALYVADADALMRFAYHPGATHIDGPGTKVADLPAGYNHHWTKNVLASPDGRTLYVTVGSNSNVADNGMAMEEGRARIDRFDIATGALRPFATGLRNPNGLAWEPQTGALWTAVNERDEIGSDLVPDYVTSVKEGAFYGWPYSYYGQHVDVRVRPQRPDLVARAIAPDYALGPHTASLGIVFSQASSLPESWRSGLFVAQHGSWNRAPKSGYKVLYVPFADGHPAGPPRDALTGFLTPDTDHVHGRPVGLALDGQGALLVADDVGNVVWRVTGAPHR, encoded by the coding sequence ATGAAACGCCCTCCTACCCGGCTGCTGCTGGGCGGTGCCGTCCTGCTCGCGCTGCTGACTGCCGGCTGTTATCGGCTGGCGCTGCATCCCGAACAGGCGACGCAGACGGTCGCGGCCGGTACCGGCCCGCATCCGGTGCTGCCCGCGCCCGATCCCACCTTCCTGCCGACCGTCAATATCGCGACCCCGGTCGGCTGGCACGGCGCCGAGGCGCCCGTCGCGGCGCCCGGCCTGGCGGTGCGGCCCTTCGCCACCGGGCTGGACCATCCGCGGTGGCTGTACAAGCTGCCGAACGGCGATATCCTGGTCGCGGAAACCAACTCGCCCGGTACCGATATCCGCACGCTGAAGAACCGCATCGCACGGTTCGTCATGGGGGCGGTCGGCGCGGGCGAGAAAAGCCCGAACCGCATCGTCCTGCTGCGCGACACCGACGGCGACGGCGTCGCGGACCAGCGCAGCGTGTTCCTGGACCATCTCTATTCGCCGTTCGGCATGGCCCTGGTCGGCGATGCGCTCTATGTCGCCGATGCCGACGCGCTGATGCGCTTCGCCTATCATCCGGGGGCGACGCATATCGACGGTCCGGGAACGAAGGTGGCGGACCTGCCGGCGGGCTATAACCATCACTGGACCAAGAACGTGCTGGCCAGCCCGGACGGCCGGACGCTGTATGTCACGGTCGGGTCCAACAGCAATGTCGCCGACAACGGCATGGCGATGGAAGAGGGGCGCGCGCGCATCGACCGGTTCGACATCGCCACCGGTGCGCTGCGCCCCTTCGCCACCGGACTGCGCAACCCCAACGGCCTGGCGTGGGAGCCGCAGACCGGCGCCCTGTGGACGGCGGTGAACGAACGAGACGAGATCGGCAGCGACCTGGTCCCCGACTATGTCACCTCGGTGAAGGAGGGGGCGTTCTATGGCTGGCCCTACAGCTATTACGGGCAGCATGTCGATGTGCGCGTCCGGCCGCAGCGGCCCGACCTGGTCGCCAGGGCGATCGCGCCCGATTATGCGCTGGGACCGCACACGGCGTCGCTGGGCATTGTGTTCTCGCAGGCCAGTTCGCTGCCCGAATCCTGGCGCAGCGGCCTGTTCGTCGCGCAGCACGGATCGTGGAACCGCGCGCCCAAGAGCGGGTACAAGGTGCTGTACGTGCCCTTCGCCGACGGCCATCCCGCCGGACCGCCGCGCGACGCGCTGACCGGCTTCCTGACGCCCGATACCGACCATGTCCATGGCCGGCCGGTGGGGCTGGCGCTGGACGGCCAGGGGGCGCTGCTGGTGGCCGACGACGTGGGCAACGTCGTCTGGCGGGTGACCGGCGCGCCGCATCGCTGA